A portion of the Phyllopteryx taeniolatus isolate TA_2022b chromosome 15, UOR_Ptae_1.2, whole genome shotgun sequence genome contains these proteins:
- the LOC133464975 gene encoding surfeit locus protein 4 isoform X2: MGQEDFMSTAEDVADQFLRMTKQYLPHLARLCLISTFLEDGIRMWFQWHDQRDYIETTWNCGYFLATCFVFINLIGQLGGCILILSRNFVQHACFGLFAIIVLQTIAYSILWDVKFLMRNLALGGGLLLLLAESRSEGKSMFAGVPSMGESSPKQYMQLGGRILLVLMFMSLVHFDTNFFSILQNLVGTALIILVAIGFKTKLAALTLVLWLLAMNVYFNAFWTIPTYKPMHDFLKYDFFQTTSVIGGLLLVVALGPGGVSMDEKKKEW, encoded by the exons ATGGGGCAGGAGGATTTCATGAGCACGGCCGAAGACGTGGCAGACCAG TTCCTGCGGATGACCAAACAGTACCTGCCTCACTTGGCGCGTCTGTGTCTCATAAGCACCTTCCTGGAGGATGGCATTCGCATGTGGTTCCAGTGGCACGACCAGCGGGACTACATTGAGACCACATGGAACTGCGGCTACTTCCTGGCGACGTGCTTTGTCTTCATTAATCTAATAGGCCAGCTCG GTGGCTGTATCCTCATCCTCAGTAGAAATTTTGTACAGCATGCCTGCTTTGGATTATTCGCCATCATAGTGCTACAG ACTATTGCCTACAGCATTTTATGGGATGTAAAATTTTTGATGAG AAACCTGGCCCTGGGCGGTGGTCTCCTACTGCTGCTGGCCGAGTCTCGTTCGGAAGGGAAGAGCATGTTTGCCGGCGTGCCGTCTATGGGAGAGAGCTCGCCCAAGCAGTACATGCAGCTGGGAGGCCGCATACTGCTGGTTCTCATGTTCATGTCTCTGGTCCATTTTGACACCAACTTTTTCTCT ATCCTGCAAAACCTGGTGGGCACCGCCCTCATTATCCTGGTGGCCATCGGCTTTAAGACCAAGCTGGCGGCGCTGACGCTCGTCCTGTGGTTGCTGGCCATGAACGTCTACTTCAACGCCTTCTGGACCATCCCCACCTACAAGCCCATGCATGACTTCCTCAAGTACGACTTCTTCCAGACCACCTCCGTCATCGGCGGCCTGCTGCTGGTAGTGGCCCTCGGGCCCGGTGGCGTGTCCATggatgagaaaaagaaagagtggtag
- the LOC133464975 gene encoding surfeit locus protein 4 isoform X1 — MTNQFCDSTSRSRVCFKFHFHFARVTSCRLSYKSRMATPDNSRYQEFLRMTKQYLPHLARLCLISTFLEDGIRMWFQWHDQRDYIETTWNCGYFLATCFVFINLIGQLGGCILILSRNFVQHACFGLFAIIVLQTIAYSILWDVKFLMRNLALGGGLLLLLAESRSEGKSMFAGVPSMGESSPKQYMQLGGRILLVLMFMSLVHFDTNFFSILQNLVGTALIILVAIGFKTKLAALTLVLWLLAMNVYFNAFWTIPTYKPMHDFLKYDFFQTTSVIGGLLLVVALGPGGVSMDEKKKEW, encoded by the exons ATGACAAACCAGTTTTGTGACAGTACCTCCCGTAGTCGCGTCTGCTTTAAATTCCACTTCCATTTCGCTCGAGTGACAAGTTGTCGTTTGTCGTACAAGTCAAGGATGGCGACGCCAGATAATAGCCGGTATCAAGAG TTCCTGCGGATGACCAAACAGTACCTGCCTCACTTGGCGCGTCTGTGTCTCATAAGCACCTTCCTGGAGGATGGCATTCGCATGTGGTTCCAGTGGCACGACCAGCGGGACTACATTGAGACCACATGGAACTGCGGCTACTTCCTGGCGACGTGCTTTGTCTTCATTAATCTAATAGGCCAGCTCG GTGGCTGTATCCTCATCCTCAGTAGAAATTTTGTACAGCATGCCTGCTTTGGATTATTCGCCATCATAGTGCTACAG ACTATTGCCTACAGCATTTTATGGGATGTAAAATTTTTGATGAG AAACCTGGCCCTGGGCGGTGGTCTCCTACTGCTGCTGGCCGAGTCTCGTTCGGAAGGGAAGAGCATGTTTGCCGGCGTGCCGTCTATGGGAGAGAGCTCGCCCAAGCAGTACATGCAGCTGGGAGGCCGCATACTGCTGGTTCTCATGTTCATGTCTCTGGTCCATTTTGACACCAACTTTTTCTCT ATCCTGCAAAACCTGGTGGGCACCGCCCTCATTATCCTGGTGGCCATCGGCTTTAAGACCAAGCTGGCGGCGCTGACGCTCGTCCTGTGGTTGCTGGCCATGAACGTCTACTTCAACGCCTTCTGGACCATCCCCACCTACAAGCCCATGCATGACTTCCTCAAGTACGACTTCTTCCAGACCACCTCCGTCATCGGCGGCCTGCTGCTGGTAGTGGCCCTCGGGCCCGGTGGCGTGTCCATggatgagaaaaagaaagagtggtag
- the LOC133465109 gene encoding beta-1,3-galactosyltransferase 9 codes for MVAINQSWFLCKLSTHQWCFLLFNVLLFHALLFGGDFVEEYLLQPVPKVYNDGLVIDIREKARKLDLSAATEKEWRAYPAPNRDACTSADLFLLALIFSSPANISRRDAIRRTWANQTQVQGLPVRVLFFIGSAHTSHLQEALVLESNHSRDVVQCHAVTDSPFGGPVERTVLAFRWLITFCPRARFVLLTHDHVFVNLPAIGGYLLGLRRHPEDLYLGQVIQGKYSDRNPSSPGYMPPNVYLHKHLPEYCDGTTYVMSQDVVRKVYVASAQVRAPVSADIFVGLCAQKAGVAPTHSARFPGDKNIRYNACCYRYLFSSAQMTSLDLDRVWSDLGPNGSAGKCSLFQTYYGLVICKALTYLHTLSILATSE; via the exons ATGGTTGCCATTAACCAGTCA TGGTTTCTGTGCAAGCTAAGTACTCACCAGTggtgcttcctcctcttcaatGTGCTGCTCTTCCACGCACTGTTGTTCGGAGGTGACTTTGTGGAGGAGTATCTCCTTCAACCTGTACCTAAGGTCTACAATGACGGGCTGGTCATTGACATCAGGGAGAAGGCCAGGAAGTTAGACCTAAGTGCCGCCACGGAAAAGGAATGGCGAGCGTACCCCGCCCCCAACCGTGATGCCTGCACATCAGCTGACCTCTTCCTCCTGGCTCTCATCTTCAGCTCCCCTGCTAATATCTCCAGAAGGGATGCAATCAGGAGGACGTGGGCCAACCAAACGCAGGTGCAAGGCCTCCCAGTGCGGgttctttttttcattggctCAGCTCACACTTCTCACCTGCAAGAGGCTCTCGTGTTAGAATCGAACCACAGCAGGGACGTGGTTCAATGCCACGCTGTGACTGACTCACCTTTTGGAGGGCCGGTTGAGAGGACGGTGTTAGCGTTCCGCTGGTTGATCACCTTTTGTCCCAGGGCTCGCTTTGTTCTCCTGACACACGACCATGTGTTTGTAAACCTCCCTGCCATTGGAGGCTACCTGCTCGGGTTACGCAGGCACCCAGAGGACCTGTATCTGGGACAGGTGATCCAGGGAAAGTACTCGGATAGGAACCCATCCAGCCCTGGTTACATGCCTCCGAACGTCTACCTGCACAAACACCTGCCGGAATACTGCGACGGCACCACCTATGTCATGTCCCAGGACGTGGTACGAAAAGTATATGTAGCATCCGCACAGGTCCGCGCACCCGTGTCGGCGGATATTTTCGTGGGCCTTTGTGCCCAGAAGGCAGGTGTGGCGCCGACCCACAGCGCTCGATTCCCGGGAGACAAAAACATCCGCTACAACGCTTGCTGCTACCGTTACCTGTTCAGCTCAGCCCAAATGACGAGTCTTGATTTGGATAGGGTGTGGTCAGACCTGGGTCCGAATGGCAGTGCTGGGAAATGCTCCTTGTTCCAGACCTACTATGGCCTTGTGATCTGCAAGGCCCTCACGTACCTGCATACACTGTCCATCCTCGCCACTTCAGAATAA